The following are encoded in a window of Centroberyx gerrardi isolate f3 chromosome 1, fCenGer3.hap1.cur.20231027, whole genome shotgun sequence genomic DNA:
- the LOC139913160 gene encoding ketohexokinase isoform X1 gives MEDKKILCVGLVCLDIINVVDKYPEEDTDSRCLSQRWQRGGNASNSCTVLSLLGAPCAFMGSLATGPVADFVLDDFQKYPIDVSLLSEHAQCSFPASVIISNITTGSRTILHMNRNLPDVTAADFSKADLRQFKWIHWEGRNAAEQVKMIRQVKLYNDSLPQQRRITVSVEIEKTREPLYQLFPHGDVVFISKDVAKHFGFHSAAAALSGLYSRVKEGAVLICAWAEDGADALGPDGQVVHSDAFPPEALVDTLGAGDTFNAAVILTLSNGGSLQDALTFGCQVAGRKCGIQGYDGIVGK, from the exons ATGGAGGATAAAAAGATCCTGTGCGTGGGTCTGGTCTGTCTGGACATCATCAACGTGGTGGACAAATACCCCGAAGAAGACACCGACAGCAG GTGTCTGTCTCAGCGCTGGCAGCGAGGTGGGAACGCGTCCAACTCGTGCACGGTGCTGTCGCTGCTCGGCGCTCCGTGTGCGTTCATGGGCTCGCTGGCTACCGGACCGGTGGCAGA CTTCGTTCTTGATGACTTTCAGAAGTACCCCATCGACGTCTCTCTCTTgtctgagcatgctcagtgCTCCTTCCCAGCCTCTGTGATTATCAGCAACATCACCACCGGCAGCCGCACTATTCTACACATgaacag GAACCTTCCTGATGTGACGGCAGCAGATTTCTCGAAGGCCGACCTCCGTCAGTTCAAGTGGATCCACTGGGAG GGCCGAAACGCCGCGGAGCAGGTGAAGATGATCCGGCAGGTGAAGCTCTACAACGATTCGTTGCCGCAGCAACGCAGAATCACCGTCTCCGTGGAGATCGAGAAGACCAGAGAGCCACTGTACCAGCTGTTTCCTCATGGAGACGTG GTTTTCATCAGTAAAGATGTGGCCAAGCACTTCGGTttccactctgctgctgctgcgctgaGCGGACTGTACAGCCGGGTGAAGGAGGG agcgGTGTTGATCTGTGCCTGGGCGGAGGATGGAGCGGACGCCTTGGGTCCTGACGGACAAGTCGTCCACTCAGATGCCTTTCCTCCTGAAGCTCTGGTCGACACTCTGGGAGCCGGAGACACTTTCAACGCTGCTGTCATCCTCACTCTGTCCAATG gtGGAAGTTTACAGGACGCTCTGACCTTCGGCTGCCAAGTGGCCGGCAGGAAGTGTGGTATTCAGGGGTACGACGGCATCGTGGGAAAGTAA
- the LOC139913160 gene encoding ketohexokinase isoform X2 — protein MEDKKILCVGLVCLDIINVVDKYPEEDTDSRCLSQRWQRGGNASNSCTVLSLLGAPCAFMGSLATGPVADFIVGDFTKRAVDISGVAWQAEGETPCACCVVCPASGSRTVVLSDTNLPDVTAADFSKADLRQFKWIHWEGRNAAEQVKMIRQVKLYNDSLPQQRRITVSVEIEKTREPLYQLFPHGDVVFISKDVAKHFGFHSAAAALSGLYSRVKEGAVLICAWAEDGADALGPDGQVVHSDAFPPEALVDTLGAGDTFNAAVILTLSNGGSLQDALTFGCQVAGRKCGIQGYDGIVGK, from the exons ATGGAGGATAAAAAGATCCTGTGCGTGGGTCTGGTCTGTCTGGACATCATCAACGTGGTGGACAAATACCCCGAAGAAGACACCGACAGCAG GTGTCTGTCTCAGCGCTGGCAGCGAGGTGGGAACGCGTCCAACTCGTGCACGGTGCTGTCGCTGCTCGGCGCTCCGTGTGCGTTCATGGGCTCGCTGGCTACCGGACCGGTGGCAGA tttcatTGTGGGAGACTTTACCAAGCGAGCGGTGGATATTTCGGGCGTTGCGTGGCAGGCGGAGGGTGAAACCCCCTGTGCCTGCTGTGTGGTTTGTCCTGCCAGCGGCTCTCGTACCGTCGTCCTCTCGGACAC GAACCTTCCTGATGTGACGGCAGCAGATTTCTCGAAGGCCGACCTCCGTCAGTTCAAGTGGATCCACTGGGAG GGCCGAAACGCCGCGGAGCAGGTGAAGATGATCCGGCAGGTGAAGCTCTACAACGATTCGTTGCCGCAGCAACGCAGAATCACCGTCTCCGTGGAGATCGAGAAGACCAGAGAGCCACTGTACCAGCTGTTTCCTCATGGAGACGTG GTTTTCATCAGTAAAGATGTGGCCAAGCACTTCGGTttccactctgctgctgctgcgctgaGCGGACTGTACAGCCGGGTGAAGGAGGG agcgGTGTTGATCTGTGCCTGGGCGGAGGATGGAGCGGACGCCTTGGGTCCTGACGGACAAGTCGTCCACTCAGATGCCTTTCCTCCTGAAGCTCTGGTCGACACTCTGGGAGCCGGAGACACTTTCAACGCTGCTGTCATCCTCACTCTGTCCAATG gtGGAAGTTTACAGGACGCTCTGACCTTCGGCTGCCAAGTGGCCGGCAGGAAGTGTGGTATTCAGGGGTACGACGGCATCGTGGGAAAGTAA